A window of Methylomonas sp. 11b genomic DNA:
ACAGCGTTTCCGGGGTATGTTTGGCGACACCCAGGTAGCGTTCCAGAAAAGCACGGGCCGACATAAACTGGCCATTCTGATAGCTGATGCGTTGCATCTCCTGCAAGGCCGGCGAATAGTCCGGTTGAGATTGCAGTGCTTGACGAAAATACTCTTCGGCGTGCTGCATGTCGTTTTGTTTTGCATGGCAAACGCCCAAATTGGTCAGCGCGAACCAGGGCCGGCTGTTCATCGGCGAGGCCATGGATTCTTGCAGCAGGGCGATGCCTTTGTCGAATTTGCCTTGCTCGCACAAAAAACGCCCGTAGTTGTTCTTGATGCTGAAGTTGTCCGAGTCTTTACTCAAGGCTGTTTGATAGCTCTCGCTGGCCGCTTCGGTTTGTTTGATACGCTCGTAGAATACCGCCAGCGCGTTATGGGTTTCCGGGTTGCTGGAATCCAGTCGCACTGCGGTTTCCAGCTTTTCCTTGGCGACTTCGAGCATGCCCATATCCAGATAGCGGGCGCCCATCTGTAAATTGAGCTTGGCTTTTTCGGCATTGCTCATCGTGTCGCGGGTCTCCGGCAGTAAGCCGCAGGCACCCAGCAATAAACCGATCAGCACTAATCCGCGCGCTGTTCGCCTATTGGCCATGCGAAAGTCCTTGCGCTTGCAGCTTTAAATGTCTGCGGCTCTTATCTTGTACTTGACCGACCAATTGCCCGCAAGCTGCGTCTATGTCTTCGCCGCGGGTCTTGCGGACGGTGGTGACGATGCCGGCATTATGCAGAATATCGCGAAACTTCAGGATAGCGGCGTTACTGGAGCAGCGATAGTGCGATTGCGGAAACGGATTGAAAGGAATCAAATTCAGTTTGGACGGCACGGTTTTCAATAATTTGACCAGGGTGCGTGCATCTTCGGGGCTGTCGTTGATGCCGTCCAGCATCACGTATTCAAACGTAATGTGTTTGCGCGGACCTGTTTTGGCGTATTCGCGGCAGGCCTCCATCAATTCTTTCAGCGGATATTTGACGTTGATCGGCACTAGTTGGTCGCGTAATGCGTCATGCGGAGCATGTAACGATACGGCGACGCTGACATCACAGACTTCGTTCAGGCGTTTCATCGCCGGCACAATACCGGAGGTGCTGATGGTGACGCGGCGTTTGGACAGGCCATAGCAAAAGTCGTCCATCATTAAATTCATCGCTGCCACGACATTGTCGAAGTTCAGCAGAGGCTCGCCCATGCCCATCATCACCACATTGGTGATGCGGCGTTCCGGCCCCAGTCTTTGTTGCGCCAGATAGAGCTGGCCGATGATTTCGGCGGTGGACAGGTTGCGGTTGAAGCCTTGTTTGGCGGTCGAGCAAAAGGTGCAGGCCAGTGCGCAGCCCACTTGTGAGGACACGCACAGGGTGGCGCGGCGTTCTTCGGGGATGTAAACGGTTTCCACCCGATTGCCGCAGTGCATCTGTACCGCCCATTTGCAGGTGCCATCGGACGCCAATTGTTCGGCAACGATTTCCGGGACTTTGATCTGGCAGTGTTCTTTTAAATGACTGCGCAGCGATTTGCTCAGGTTGGTCATCTCGTCGAAATCGGAGATGCCTTCCTGATAAATCCATTTCAGCACCTGAGTGGCGCGAAACGGCTTTTCGCCGAGCTCGACAAAAAAGGCTTGCAAGCCTTTTCTGTCGAAATCCAGCAGATTAATCAATGCTGGCTTAGCGGATACGGTCGCAGAGTTCATCAGCAGAGAAGAAGTAAGCGATTTCTCTCGCAGCAGATTCCGGTGCATCGGAACCGTGTACGGCGTTTTCGTCGATGCTGACCGCGAAGTCGGCGCGAATGGTGCCGGGAGCGGCTTCTTTAGGATTGGTGGCGCCCATCAATTCACGGTTTTTCAGAACCGCATTTTCGCCTTCCAATACTTGCACAACGACCGGGCCGGAGGTCATGAAGCTGACCAAGTCTTTGAAAAAGCCGCGTTCTTTATGCTCGGCATAAAAGCCTTCGGCTTGCTCTTGGCTCAGTTGCAGCATTTTGGATGCGACGATGCGCAGGCCGTTTTTTTCGAAGCGGCTGACAATTTCCCCAATCACATTTTTAGCGACTGCATCAGGCTTGATGATTGAGAAAGTACGTTCGATTGCCATTGTGTAACTCCAGTGAGGATAGTGATTGAAAAATTAATTACGCATTATATCTTGTCAGGCAGGGTGTTGAGAAACGCCCTGCCGAATAGTGCTTTTCCGAAACGGCTGAATAGGCCCGGTTTGTGCTGCGCCGAGCCTCAATTTTTTGGCTAGATGGAAATTTTATCGGTGCGATGATCGTTGCCGTAGAACCAGTTGACCAACATCCGGGTGCCGGTAACCGCAGTAAATACCGAAGTGGCAATCCCAATCATCAGGACCAGCGCGAAACCCTTAACCGGGCCCGTGCCAAAGCCGAACAATAATACTGCGACGATGAAGTGAGTCACGTTGGAGTCGAGAATGGTCGCAAACGCTTTTTCGTAACCGACGTAAATACTGGCCTGCCGGCTCAAGCCATTACGCAGTTCCTCGCGGATCCGTTCGTTGATCAGCACGTTGGCGTCCACTGCCATACCCACAGTCAAGACGATACCGGCCATGCCTGGCAAGGTCAGGGTGGCTTGCAAAACGGACATGATGGAGATCAGCAGTACGACATTGAACAACAAAGCAAAGTTGGCGATCAAACCGAACGCGCGGTAATAAGCGACCATGAAAAACACGACCAGCAGGAAGCCGGCGGTAATCGACATCATGCCTTGATCGATATTTTCCTGACCTAAGCTGGGGCCGACTGTGCGTTCTTCGACGATTTCAACCGGAGCGGCCAAGGCGCCGGCTCTGAGTAATAAGGCCAAGGTGCGGGCTTCTTCAGGGCTATCCAGGCCGGTGGTTTGGAAGCGTTTGCTGAAACTGTCGCGGATGGTGGCGACGCTGATGACTTTTTCGACTTTTTCCTTATGTTGGACTTTCTCGCCGTTAACGACCCGGGTTTCGGATTTGTATTCGATGAACACCACCGCCATCGGCTTGCCGATATTTTCCTGGGTCATCTTGCCCATCTTCTTGGCGCCGACGCCATCCAGCGTGATGAATACGGCAGGTGAACCGTCTTGATCCAAGCCCGATGACGCATCGGTGATCTGGTCGCCAGTCACGATAACCGAACGTTTCAACAGCACCGGAGCGCCGTTTTTGTCTTTATACAAACGGCTGCCGATAGGTTCGTGACCGCCCAGGGCCGACTGCACATCATGCTCCACGTCCACTAAACGGTATTCCAGTGTTGCTGTGGTGCCTAACAATTCTTTCGCGCGGGTAGTGTCTTGTACGCCGGGTAATTGCACGACGATGCGGCTGTCGCCTTGTTGCTGAATGATAGGCTCGGCTACGCCCAGTTCGTTCACCCGGTTACGCAGCGTGGTAATGTTTTGGCCCAGCGCCGCCTTCTTGATTTCACGCAGGTTGCGTTCGGGAATGTTTAACGTAAATTCATTCGGACCGCTTTCCACTAGATCGAGGGTGCGGAAGTCTTTGTTGAGTACTTCCGTGGCGGCAACTCTGGATTCTTCGTTAGGCAGCACGACTTTGATGCCGCCAGCTTCCTTCGAAACTGATTGATACCGAACTTTTGCATCGCGGAAGGCCGAGCGAATATCGTTGGTATAGCGCTCTTCCGCTTGTTTCAGCGCGCTGTCCATATCCACTTCCAACAGGAAATGCACGCCGCCGCGTAAGTCCAAGCCAAGATGCATAGGGTTTGCACCGAAAGCGCGCAGCCAAGCAGGGGTGGCAGGCGCTAAATTTAAGGCGACTGTCGCTTTGCCGGACATTTGTTCGCGCAATATGTCCGCCGCTTTCATTTGTTCGTCGGTATTGTTGAAGCGCGCCAGAATTTTGCCGTCGGCAAATTCGAAGCTTTTCAGCGTAAAACCAGCGTTTTTGATGCTGGCGGCGACTGCGTCAGCCTGAGACTGCTGCAATGGCGTCGGGCTAGACGAAGCCAATTGCACTGCCGGGTCGTTGCCATAAAGATTGGGCAACGCGTAAATCGTACCAACCAACAGCACGAAAATTACTAGGATGTTTTTCCAGACAGGGAAATGATTTTGCATGGTTATTCCATTAAAAGCAGTGACAGCCAGGCTGTTGCGAATAAAAGCGGGGGATATCGCAGGGTTAAAGCAAACTTATTCTTTGGTTCTTTTGCTGTTCAAGGTTTTGTAAGTACCTTTTGGCATCATGTTGGCGATGGCATGGCGCTGTACCTGAATAAAGCTGTTATCGGATACTTCCAGTTTGACGAAGTTGTCGTCCAGTTCGGCCACTTTACCTAGAATGCCGCCGGTGGTGACCACTTCCGCGCCTTTACCCAACGCAGCCAGCATTTGTTTTTGTTCCTTGTTGCGCTTGGATTGTGGGCGGATGAACAGGAAATAGAAAAATATCAGAATGCCCAACGGGAACAGCATGCCTTCAAAACCGGGTTGTACGGCGGTGGGCGCTGTTTGGGCCAGCGCATCAGAAATCAAGAAACTCATGGTAATCCTCTTATTGTTATCGTCGTTTTAATGGTCCGGCCGGGCGGACAGGCGCGCATTATGCCACACTAGCAGTGCTTATCACATTACGCAGTCGATTTGCCCGGTTTATGCTAGCGTCCGGCCGATGGCTTCGCCCAGTTGTACCGCTTTGCCGGCGGTCAAGTCTTCATTCCAGGCGGTTTTTTCTTTACCGAACAAGACGATAATGGTTGAGCCCATATTGAACCTGCCCATTTCCACGCCTTTTTCAAGCGTCGGCGCGTCTTCTTGATAACGCCAAGTTCTGGGTGCGCTGATGCTAGGTGGCGTTACTACACCGTGCCAGACGGTTTCGACGCTGGACACGAAAATCGCGCCCACCAGAATCAAAGCCATTGGTCCGGCGTCAGTGTCAAAAATACAGGCTACACGTTCGTTGCGCGCGAACAGATTCGGTACGGCGCCAACTGTGGTGTTATTCACGCTGAATAGTCGGCCGGGAATATGCACCATTTCTTTCAAAGTGCCGGTTAAGGGCATATGCAGCCGGTGATAATCCTTCGGTGATAAGTAAATGGTGGCGAAGGAACCGTTTTCAAAGGCCTGTGCCCGTTCCGTATCGCCGCCAAGCAACTCCAGTGCGGTGTAGTCGTGGCCTTTGGCCTGGAAAATTCGACCATTGCTGATCGGTCCGGCTTGGCTGACCGCACCGTCCGCCGGGCAGGCTATGGCGTTGGCTGCTGAGGCAATTTGTCTGGCACCGTCTTTTAATTCGCGGGTAAAAAAATCATTAAAGCTAGGATAGTGATCCAGGTCTTGAAACCTGGCTTCCTGCATATTCACGCCGTACATCTGCACGATGGATTTGATAAACAGGTTTTTCCAGGTTTTGTTTTGGCAATGGGTCAGTTTGGACATCAAGCCGGACAGCGCGTGGTGCGGCAATGCGTATTGCGGCAGCACGGTAACAATTTCTTTTAAATTCATGATTCGGAATCGGGGGTTTTGCCGCTGATGAAATACGCAAAGGCGATGACTTCGGCGACAGCAATATACAGTTGTTGGGGGATTTCCTCGCCGAGCGGGACTTGCGCCAAAATTCGCGCCAGCTCCGGTTCGTTTTGCAGCGGTACGCCGTGTTTTTCGGCGATGGCCAGAATTTGCTGAGCGGTAAAGCCTTCGCCTTTAGCCGTAACCTTCGGCGCATTTTTGCCGTCGTACTGGAGCGCGACGGCAATGTCGCTGTTGTAGAAGGTTCTACCGCTCACGTCAGGTTCAAGGTAGATTGACCAATTCGGGCGCCTGCCAGCTTGGGTCGCGATGCTCGGCAATTACGGTGGTGTAAATGCCGCCGCGCACATTGAATTCGGCGCGCAAGCGCATGAAATTAGGTGAAATCGCCGCGACAATATGATCCAAAATCTCGTTGGTGACCGCTTCATGAAAGGCACCACGCTCGCGGAAAGTCCACATGTACAGCTTTAAGGATTTGAGCTCGACGCACAATGTGTTGGGTACGTATTCCAGAACCAGTTTGGCGAAGTCGGGTTGGCCGGTCATCGGGCATAAACAGGTAAATTCCGGGATGTCGATGCGAATCGTAAAGTCGCGCGCCGGCCTGGGGTTTTCGAAAGTGGTGAGGTCTGCGCTGGGTTTTGTAGTCATTGCTTGATTTGGGGTGCTAGGGATTCCGGAGTGGCGGATATGACATCCGCCGGTTAAGTCTGGTTATATTTTACCAGCTAAGATGCCATAGCGTATTAAGCATTTAAAATCAATTATTTATAGCATTATTTTACGTTGGCGGGTGTGTAGGGTTCCGGGTTTGTCCTTCCTAAACGAGTCGAAACAATTGGTCGGCGGAATTGTCAACAACTTGGGGCGAATGATGTAAAATTAGTGCTAAGGCGAATCGTAAAAACCGCTAGAATGTAAGTTCAATTTGCAGGGGAGTCGACGATGGAAATCAACACTACATACCCAAACCCAAATTCCTTGGCTAGCCAAGGCGTATCCAGAGAGCAAAAAGCCGGCGCAATTGAAGAATTGGCCGAGCGCAGAAAGGCAAGTAATTCGCAAAGTCAGGTTGAGAGAACCGAGCCAAGCCCAAGCGACACAGTCAGTTTGTCCCAGGAATCTTTGAAATTGGCGCAGGCTGCCAGCGGACAAAATAGCGACAGTCAGGCCAGAATCAACAGTCCGGAGCAGGCGCAAGAGGTGGTTGGGAAGTTAATCTCGGACATTCAAAACAATCCAGTTCAAGCCCAATCTGCTGTCGCCAACAGAGCGCGCGCCAACTTAAGCGCATTATTGAATTAGGCTCGCTACGTTTCTTTCGGCAGTTTCCGCAAATAGGGGCCAGTCTTTTGGCTGGCTCCGCTATATTCCGGTAATTTCATACCAATCCTCGTCTCGCCCCGATTGACTGAAGTCTTGAAATAGTCGTTGGCGATAAAAACGAAGCGACTATCACTAAAGAAGTGGAATCCTGTGCTGCCAGTTGATCTCGAATGGTTGCTCTACTCGGTATCATCAATCGCCATGCGGTAGCCCACGCCGACTTCAGTCAGTAAATAACGTGGCCGCGCCGGGTTGACTTCCAGCTTGTGGCGCAATTGCCCCATGTAAATACGCAGATAATGTTGATCGTGGATGTGTTCCGCGCCCCAGACTTCCTGTAGTAGCTGGCGATGGGTGACCACCACGCCGGCATGGCGAATCAGAATCCCGAGCAATCGATATTCGATAGGGGTGATGCGTACTTCGTTATCGGCGACGAATACTTTCCGACGCGTCAAATCTACCTTTAATAGACCGGTTTCGAATACCTCTAGGTTGCTACGGCTGCGAGCGACCCGGCGCATCAAGGCTTGCAGACGAGCGTGCAATTCGCCGCTACCGAAGGGTTTGGTCAAGTAATCGTCGGCACCGGCATCTAGTGCCAGGATCTTGTTTTGTTCCTGGCTGCGCGCCGACAAGATCAGGATGGGCAAATCCGACAATTGGCGCAGGCGACGGGTGACCGCTATACCGTCCATGTCAGGTAACCCTAGATCCAAGATCACCAAATCTGGATGTTCGCTATTCAGCATTGCCAGCCCCGATTTGCCGCAGTCGGCTTCGATTGTGGACCAACCGCGATGGGTGAGGCTGGTTTTTAGGAAGCGTCGGGTTTGTGCGTCGTCTTCTATCAGTAGAATCAGGGGGATTGCTGTCATGCCACGCTCCCAAGCGCTTCCGATTCTGCAAGCAGCGGCGGCGCATGCAGGGGTAGTTCAATGCTAAATTCCGCACCTTTGCCGGCGCGGTTATCGGCTTGAATAAGCCCGCCATGCGCCTCGACGATAGCCTTGCACAATGCCAGCCCCAGGCCAACCCCGTTTTGCTGGGTTTCGGTGGCGCCGCGATAAAACTTCTCGAAAATCCGGGTTTGTTGATGTTTGGCAATGCCAGGGCCGTAATCCGTTATGCTTAAGCGAAAGCGCTTCGGCAGCGCTATCGCTTCGATGTCAATGGGGCTGCCCGGCGACGTATACTTAACCGCGTTTTCGATCAGATTGACCAGTACCTGTTCCATCAGTACCGCGTCGATCCACAATAGCGGCAAGCTATCCGGCAGCAGCGTGCGTACCGGTCTGTCCTGTAAGTGTTTATCCAGGCGGTTCAAGGCACTGCCGACGATTTCTTCAATGGCGTTCCAACTGCGGTGCAAAATGATCTGACCGCTGCTCAAGCGGGCCATATCCAGAATTTTGCCGGTGAGCTCAGACATGCGTTGCGCTTCGTCCAATACAGATTGATTCAACTCTTGGCGTTCCATGGCTGATAAACCGGCATCATTCTCGATAGCGGTGCCGACCGCACCAATGATGCGGGTCAAAGGCGTGCGTAGGT
This region includes:
- the pilW gene encoding type IV pilus biogenesis/stability protein PilW — its product is MANRRTARGLVLIGLLLGACGLLPETRDTMSNAEKAKLNLQMGARYLDMGMLEVAKEKLETAVRLDSSNPETHNALAVFYERIKQTEAASESYQTALSKDSDNFSIKNNYGRFLCEQGKFDKGIALLQESMASPMNSRPWFALTNLGVCHAKQNDMQHAEEYFRQALQSQPDYSPALQEMQRISYQNGQFMSARAFLERYLGVAKHTPETLWIAFQTERALGNSKVSEEYREQLISSFPASKEAQQVKTAISK
- a CDS encoding bifunctional tRNA (adenosine(37)-C2)-methyltransferase TrmG/ribosomal RNA large subunit methyltransferase RlmN, coding for MNSATVSAKPALINLLDFDRKGLQAFFVELGEKPFRATQVLKWIYQEGISDFDEMTNLSKSLRSHLKEHCQIKVPEIVAEQLASDGTCKWAVQMHCGNRVETVYIPEERRATLCVSSQVGCALACTFCSTAKQGFNRNLSTAEIIGQLYLAQQRLGPERRITNVVMMGMGEPLLNFDNVVAAMNLMMDDFCYGLSKRRVTISTSGIVPAMKRLNEVCDVSVAVSLHAPHDALRDQLVPINVKYPLKELMEACREYAKTGPRKHITFEYVMLDGINDSPEDARTLVKLLKTVPSKLNLIPFNPFPQSHYRCSSNAAILKFRDILHNAGIVTTVRKTRGEDIDAACGQLVGQVQDKSRRHLKLQAQGLSHGQ
- the ndk gene encoding nucleoside-diphosphate kinase, which encodes MAIERTFSIIKPDAVAKNVIGEIVSRFEKNGLRIVASKMLQLSQEQAEGFYAEHKERGFFKDLVSFMTSGPVVVQVLEGENAVLKNRELMGATNPKEAAPGTIRADFAVSIDENAVHGSDAPESAAREIAYFFSADELCDRIR
- the secD gene encoding protein translocase subunit SecD is translated as MQNHFPVWKNILVIFVLLVGTIYALPNLYGNDPAVQLASSSPTPLQQSQADAVAASIKNAGFTLKSFEFADGKILARFNNTDEQMKAADILREQMSGKATVALNLAPATPAWLRAFGANPMHLGLDLRGGVHFLLEVDMDSALKQAEERYTNDIRSAFRDAKVRYQSVSKEAGGIKVVLPNEESRVAATEVLNKDFRTLDLVESGPNEFTLNIPERNLREIKKAALGQNITTLRNRVNELGVAEPIIQQQGDSRIVVQLPGVQDTTRAKELLGTTATLEYRLVDVEHDVQSALGGHEPIGSRLYKDKNGAPVLLKRSVIVTGDQITDASSGLDQDGSPAVFITLDGVGAKKMGKMTQENIGKPMAVVFIEYKSETRVVNGEKVQHKEKVEKVISVATIRDSFSKRFQTTGLDSPEEARTLALLLRAGALAAPVEIVEERTVGPSLGQENIDQGMMSITAGFLLVVFFMVAYYRAFGLIANFALLFNVVLLISIMSVLQATLTLPGMAGIVLTVGMAVDANVLINERIREELRNGLSRQASIYVGYEKAFATILDSNVTHFIVAVLLFGFGTGPVKGFALVLMIGIATSVFTAVTGTRMLVNWFYGNDHRTDKISI
- the yajC gene encoding preprotein translocase subunit YajC, with the translated sequence MSFLISDALAQTAPTAVQPGFEGMLFPLGILIFFYFLFIRPQSKRNKEQKQMLAALGKGAEVVTTGGILGKVAELDDNFVKLEVSDNSFIQVQRHAIANMMPKGTYKTLNSKRTKE
- the asd gene encoding archaetidylserine decarboxylase (Phosphatidylserine decarboxylase is synthesized as a single chain precursor. Generation of the pyruvoyl active site from a Ser is coupled to cleavage of a Gly-Ser bond between the larger (beta) and smaller (alpha chains). It is an integral membrane protein.); its protein translation is MNLKEIVTVLPQYALPHHALSGLMSKLTHCQNKTWKNLFIKSIVQMYGVNMQEARFQDLDHYPSFNDFFTRELKDGARQIASAANAIACPADGAVSQAGPISNGRIFQAKGHDYTALELLGGDTERAQAFENGSFATIYLSPKDYHRLHMPLTGTLKEMVHIPGRLFSVNNTTVGAVPNLFARNERVACIFDTDAGPMALILVGAIFVSSVETVWHGVVTPPSISAPRTWRYQEDAPTLEKGVEMGRFNMGSTIIVLFGKEKTAWNEDLTAGKAVQLGEAIGRTLA
- a CDS encoding EscU/YscU/HrcU family type III secretion system export apparatus switch protein: MSGRTFYNSDIAVALQYDGKNAPKVTAKGEGFTAQQILAIAEKHGVPLQNEPELARILAQVPLGEEIPQQLYIAVAEVIAFAYFISGKTPDSES
- the queF gene encoding preQ(1) synthase produces the protein MTTKPSADLTTFENPRPARDFTIRIDIPEFTCLCPMTGQPDFAKLVLEYVPNTLCVELKSLKLYMWTFRERGAFHEAVTNEILDHIVAAISPNFMRLRAEFNVRGGIYTTVIAEHRDPSWQAPELVNLP
- a CDS encoding response regulator; this translates as MTAIPLILLIEDDAQTRRFLKTSLTHRGWSTIEADCGKSGLAMLNSEHPDLVILDLGLPDMDGIAVTRRLRQLSDLPILILSARSQEQNKILALDAGADDYLTKPFGSGELHARLQALMRRVARSRSNLEVFETGLLKVDLTRRKVFVADNEVRITPIEYRLLGILIRHAGVVVTHRQLLQEVWGAEHIHDQHYLRIYMGQLRHKLEVNPARPRYLLTEVGVGYRMAIDDTE